GTTCTGCTGTGCCGTCAGGATTTCCAGGTATGTGGCATCACCACTTTGGAACAATGCTTTGGTATAAGTAACCGCCTTGTCCAACTGGTCTACCTGCTGACGGTCGTGTTCCAGTTTCTTGTCCTGTGTATCATAGAGGCGCAAGGCATTGCTGACTTCCTCTCCGGCTTCCAGAATGGTCTGCTGGTAATTCATACGTGCAATCTCTTCTTCAGCTTTCGAAACCTTTAAGTTAGCCACTAATTTGCCATTGTTAAAGATAGGTTGTGCCAATGAAGCCAATGCCTGAAACATGAACTCAGCCGGATTGGCAACCGAAATGTTCGACCCGTTCGTCCAACCTGCCGTAGCCGTAATGTTCAATCCCGGATAAAACGCAGCACGCGCCTGATTGGTTGTATAATATGCACTTGCCAAAGTCATCTCGGCTATCTTAACATCGGGACGGTTTTCCAACAATTGCAAAGGAACGCCTACCGTCAAATCTTCCGGCATCACCTGCTCATCCAAAGTATTGCGGTCAATCGGTTGAGGAGTCTTTGCCAACAGCACGCAAAGCGAGTTCTCAGTTTCACGCACCTGACGCTGCAAGTCCAGCAACGAAGCCTGTACCTGATGGTAAGCGGCACGCATCTGGGCTACAGCAGCCTCGGTAGTCATTCCGGCAATTTTCATCGCTTCCATCGTGCGTACGTTTTCCTTATAGATGTCTACAGTCTGGCTTGTAATCTCTACCTGACGGTCGAGCATCAACAAAGAATAATACGTATTCGCAATGCCGCAAATGATTTGCGAACGTGTAGCTTGTTCAGAATATTGGCTCTGAAGATAAGCCACCTTCTGCCCGCGTTTCGTATTCAGAATCTTACCGAAGAAATCAAGTTCCCAACTGGCTGCAACCGGCAGCGTATAAGCCTTTACATAATTTCCTCCATCCATGCTGGTTGCAGTACCTTGAGGAGCCAGATTGATGGAAGGGAGATAAGACAACTTGGCAGCAGTCAGCATGACTTTCGCTTCTTCCACCCGAAGGGCGGCAGCCTGCAAATCCACATTGTTCGCCAATCCCTCTTCAATAAGCGCCTGCAGTTTGGCATCGCGGAAAACTTCTTGCCAAGGCAGGTTTCCCATATTTGTCGTATCGGTTGTTGCCAACGTATCCGTAGGCGAAACCGGGTCACGGTAGATGCCCGAAGCATCTATCGTTTCCGGACGGTCATACGATTTATAAATGTGGCAGCTGCTCATCATAGCAGCTACGCACACAATTCCTATTATTTGTTTCTTCATTATCATCTTATCGTTTAGTAGGAGTATACTGTTCAATTTCAGATTCCACTTCGCTTTCGTCCAAGCTATCCCATTCCATCGGTTTAACTTTCTCTTGCAACCATTGGAACGTCACGAACAAAATCGGAACGATGAAAATCTGGAAAATCATACCAATCAACATACCGCCGATAGCCGAAGCACCCAATGTACGGTTACCGTGGGCACCTACACCGAAGGCGAACATCAACGGGAGCAAACCGATAATCATTGCCAAAGAAGTCATCAGAATCGGTCGCAGACGGGCGGAAGCACCCAAGACAGCTGCCCAAGATATACTCATACCCTGCTTACGACGGTCGAGCGCGAACTCTACAATCAAGATGGCATTCTTTGCCAACAGACCCATCAACATAATCAACGCAATCTGCATATAAATATCGTTCGACATAGTTCCCAATACCATCTTCAATGCCGGAATACTGCCCAATGCCGAGAAACCGTTGACAAACAGGAAGCTTCCCAACAAACCGCAAGGTATTGACAACAATACTGCCAAAGGCAACAGGTAACTTTCATACTGTGCACTCAGCAACAGGTAAACGAATACCAGACAGAGCACAAAGATAATTCCTGTCGTATTGGTGGTCTGTGCCTCTTCACGCGCCATACCTCCCAATTCGTAACCGAAACCGGCAGGCAAGTTATCGTTTGCTACTTCAGCAATCGCTTGCAATGCCTGACCCGAAGAATAACCGGCTGCCGGAGAAACCATCACCTGAATAGAAGTATACAGGTTGAAACGGCTGATGACATCCGGACCGTAAATCTTCTTCAGCGATACGAACTGCGAAATAGGAGCCATCTCGCCGTCACTGCCACGCACCTTGATTCCGTTCAACGACTCCAAGTTCTTTGTAGCATCGGGTTCTGCCTGAATCATCACACGGTACATCTTACCGAAGCTGTTGAAGTTAGATGCGTAGATACCACCGAAGTAGCCCTGCATGGTTGTCAAAATATCGCTCGGACTAATACCCGCCTTCTTACAAGCTGCCGCATCAATATCCAACTGATATTGCGGGAAGCTCGGGTTAAAGTTGGTAGAAGCCGAATTGATTTCCGGACGCTCCTGCAAAGCGGCAATATAGTCGTTTACCACCTGGAAGAAGTGATCCAGACTACCACCGGTCTTATCCTGCATGTTCAACTCGATATCGGTTGAAATAGAATAACCCGGAATCATCGGAGGTGCAAAGAACAGTACTTGCGCATCCTTGAAGAGTTTCTGTGAACGCATGAACAACGTAGCGACCACAATATCTGAACTTTGCTGCGTAGAACGTTCCTCCCAGTCTTTCAGCTTGATGATAATAGAACCGTAAGAAGGTCCCTGACCGCTACCGATAAAGCTGAAACCGGAAATCACCGTACGTGACTGAACGGCAGGTTCGGCAGCTATCAGGCTGTCCACCTGTGCCAATACTTCACGTGCACGTTCCTGAGAAGTGCCGGGAGGCAAAGTCACAGAACCCATAATGGTACCCGTATCTTCATTCGGCACCATACCGGTAGGTGTAATGCTCATGAATACGACCAAAAGCACAATCGCTCCGGCAACCATACCCATTGACAGCCAGCGTTTGTGAATAAAGAATACAACACGTTTCTTATATTTTGCCAGCAACGAATTATACGACTTGTTGAACGAGTTCTTGAACTTGTCGGTAGTCATACCGGCAAAAGCCAAGACACTGATAATAATCATCACGATACAGAGCACCGGATGTTCTCCAAAACTGAACAAGCCGAAAATCATACCCAAAATAGCAACGATTGTAAAGAGAATGACAATCTTCGGGTTCATCCACTTACCAAGAGCGTCTGTATACCGTGCCACGAGAATCTTACGCGATTCCTTATAAGCCGTACCCATACGTTCTTTCAACGTAGTTTCCGTAGTATGCGGTTTCAAGAACAAGGCACACAACGCCGGAGAAAGTGTCAACGCATTCAATGCCGAGAAACCGATGGCAATTGCCATGGTCAGACCGAACTGCTGATAGAAGGTACCTGCCGTACCACTCATGAAACTTACCGGAATGAACACAGACATCATCACCAACGTAATGGAAACGATGGCGCTGCCCAATTCGCTCATGGCATCGATAGATGCCTCACGCGTTGACTTATACCCCTGGTCCAACTTGGCGTGGACACCCTCGACGACGACTATGGCATCGTCGACGACTATCGCAATCGCAAGCACCATAGCCGACAAGGTCAGCAAGTTGATACTGAAGCCGATAATCTTCAAGGCAAAGAAAGTGGCAATCAAAGCTACCGGAATGGCAATCGCCGGAATCAACGTAGAACGCATATCCTGCAAGAAGATATATACTACGATAAACACCAGGATAAATGCTTCAATCAACGTCTTGACAACCTCGTGAATAGAAGCGAACAAGAAGTCGTTGGCACTCTGTGCAATGTTGATACCCAAGCCTTCGGGAAGATTCTTTTCATATTCGGCAAGCACTTTTTCCAAGTTAGCAATGGTTTCCGTCGCATTGGTTCCTGCCATCTGATAGACGATACAAGATACAGCCTTATGACCGTTTACCGTATTGTTGAAGTTGTAAGTCAAACGGCCCAATTCCATTTCGGCTACATCTTTCAAGCGAAGCAATTCACCGTTCGGCAAAGACTTGATGACAATATCGCCGAATTCTGTTTCGCTCGACAAACGTCCTTTATAACGGATGGTATATTGGAACGACTGGTTACCGCGTTCACCGAACTGTCCCGGAGCAGCTTCCACGTTCTGTTCTGCCAATACCCCCGTAATGTCACTCGGTACCAACTTATACTGCGCCATCACATCCGGTTTCAACCAGATACGCATGGAGTAGTCGGTACCCATCACATTGGCATCACCCACACCGCTTACACGCTTGATTTCCGGAATCAAGTTGATACTTGCGTAGTTTTCGAGGAACTCGATGTTGTATTTGTCTTCCTTATCATAGATAGAGAAAATCATCAACATAGAGGTCTGACGCTTCATGGTGGTCACACCGACCTGTGTTACTTCAGCAGGCAACAGACCTTGAGCCTGAGTCACACGGTTCTGCACATTGACCTGCGCCATATCGGGGTCAGTTCCTTGATTAAAATACACTGTGATACGTGCCGAGCCGTTATTGGTAGCGGTAGACTGCATGTACATCATGTTTTCCACACCATTGATCTGGTCCTCCAACGGAGAAATCACAGAGTTCAATACAGCCTGCGCATTGGCACCTGTATAGGTCGCACTAACCGAAACGGTAGGCGGCGCAATGTCCGGATATTGGGTAATTGGCAAAGTAGCCAAACCGATAAAACCCAAGATTACCAACAAAATTGAGATAACGGTTGATAATACCGGACGGTTAATAAATTTATCTAGTTTCATTCTATACCTTATATATTATATAACGATATTTACGTATTGAATCAATTAAAAGCTGTAGCCAGATTGCCTTCTCTCTGGTCTTTCAAAGCCTGCTGATACTTGGCTTCTCTCTGGGCAGGGGTAATCGGAGTAATCTTCATACCGTCGCTCAAACGGGTTACACCTTCTACGGCAATCTTATCGCCCGACTTCAAACCGTCAAGCACAATGTAGTTCTTGCCGTCGTTCAAGTTCGAGATTTGGATTTCCGTATACTTCACTGTGCTGTCCGGTTGCAATACGTAAACGAACTTCTTGTCCTGGATGTCTACCGTAGCCGACTGCGGAACCAACAATACATTTTCCATTGTATAAGGGAAGATAATGTTCGCCATACCTCCGCTTCGCAAGATATTCTGCTTATTGGGGAAAATGGCACGCATGCTTACCGAACCGGTTTCCTGGTCGATAACACCGCTCACGGCATCAATCTTTCCTTTTTCTGCATAAACGCTTCCATCAGAAAGTTCCAGCTGCACTTCCGGCATCTTCTCCAATTGCTCTTTCAGTGTACCTCCTGCCTTGGTCAGGTTCAACAGTTCCTTTTCGGTCAGCGAGAAATACACATACATGTCCCCGATTTGAGAAACCGTTGTCAAAGGATCAGCTACCGACGGGCTTACCAGCGCACCTATACGGTAGGGGAACGTACCGATAACGCCGTCCGAAGGGCTAGTCACCGTACAGAATCCCAAATTCTGCTTGGCAGCAGTATACGAAGCCTCAGCCTGTGCCAGACTTGCCTTAGCAGTCAACAGGTTGTTGACGGCAGTCTGATATTCAAAATCACTGATGATTTTCTGTTCGTGAAGCATCTTTTTGTTCACTTCCGTTTCCGAAACAGTCTTCAGATTTGCTTTCGCAGACTCAACCCCCGCCTTAGCCTGATCAAACGCTGCTTGATATTGTGTGGGGTCAATTTGGAACAACGCTTGTCCCTTATGAACGGTAGCACCTTCGTCTACACACAATTTCACGATAAATCCCGACACTTGCGGACGGATTTCAATATCCTGCAAACCTTTGATTGTTGCCGGATACTTTGTCACCTGATTACTGGAAGTAGAAGTCACCTCCTGTACTGTGAACTCGTCATCACCCATTTTACCGCCTTGGCTGCTACATGCAGTCAATGCCGATATGCCCAATGCCAAAAGGGCTATCCGGCTAGAAGAAAAACTTCTGTTTTTTTTCATGCTCATATTCATAAATATAACTGTTAGTGTTTCTTATTTTTATTTTGCTGCCTATGAAATACTTTCTCAAACGCACTCGTTTTTAGCAGTGCAAAGATAGAAAAAACTCTCTATACAAAGATAGGTGTTTAACTAAGAATAACCATAAAACAAGGAAGTTATTACATTTAGTCCTAAATATCCGACCAAATGACAAATTCTATCGACTAAAAAATGTTTCAATTCTATAATTTAGAGTTTTTAAAGCCAAAATATCGTGCATTTGTCATTTTATTCTTACTTTTGCGCTACACATTAACGATAAATCTATAAGAAAATGGTGAAAATAACAAAAGAAGCTGCCCTGCTTTATCACTCGCAAGGCAAGCCAGGAAAAATTGAGGTCGTACCGACCAAGCCTTATCAAACCCAACGTGATTTGTCTTTAGCTTATTCTCCCGGTGTAGCGGAACCGTGCCTGGAAATCCAAAAGAACCCCGACACGGCATACGACTACACAGACAAAGGGAACTTGGTAGCGGTTATTTCGAACGGAACCGCCGTATTGGGATTGGGAGACATCGGTGCCATGAGCGGCAAACCGGTCATGGAAGGAAAAGGATTACTGTTCAAGATTTACGCAGGCATTGATGTATTCGACATTGAAGTAAACGAAAAAGACCCCGACAAATTCATCGAAGCTGTAAAGGCGATTGCTCCGACATTCGGAGGCATCAACCTGGAAGACATCAAAGCACCTGAGTGCTTCAAAATCGAACAACGGCTGAAAGAAGAACTGGACATCCCGGTCATGCACGATGACCAGCACGGAACCGCCATTATTTCAAGTGCAGGACTGCTGAATGCGCTGGAGGTAGCAGGCAAGAAGATAGAAGAAGTAAAGATTGTAGTAAATGGAGCCGGAGCTTCTGCCGTATCATGCACCA
The Phocaeicola salanitronis DSM 18170 genome window above contains:
- a CDS encoding TolC family protein, which encodes MIMKKQIIGIVCVAAMMSSCHIYKSYDRPETIDASGIYRDPVSPTDTLATTDTTNMGNLPWQEVFRDAKLQALIEEGLANNVDLQAAALRVEEAKVMLTAAKLSYLPSINLAPQGTATSMDGGNYVKAYTLPVAASWELDFFGKILNTKRGQKVAYLQSQYSEQATRSQIICGIANTYYSLLMLDRQVEITSQTVDIYKENVRTMEAMKIAGMTTEAAVAQMRAAYHQVQASLLDLQRQVRETENSLCVLLAKTPQPIDRNTLDEQVMPEDLTVGVPLQLLENRPDVKIAEMTLASAYYTTNQARAAFYPGLNITATAGWTNGSNISVANPAEFMFQALASLAQPIFNNGKLVANLKVSKAEEEIARMNYQQTILEAGEEVSNALRLYDTQDKKLEHDRQQVDQLDKAVTYTKALFQSGDATYLEILTAQQNLLSAQLTEVSDNMQRIQAVVSLYSALGGGRE
- a CDS encoding efflux RND transporter permease subunit, which produces MKLDKFINRPVLSTVISILLVILGFIGLATLPITQYPDIAPPTVSVSATYTGANAQAVLNSVISPLEDQINGVENMMYMQSTATNNGSARITVYFNQGTDPDMAQVNVQNRVTQAQGLLPAEVTQVGVTTMKRQTSMLMIFSIYDKEDKYNIEFLENYASINLIPEIKRVSGVGDANVMGTDYSMRIWLKPDVMAQYKLVPSDITGVLAEQNVEAAPGQFGERGNQSFQYTIRYKGRLSSETEFGDIVIKSLPNGELLRLKDVAEMELGRLTYNFNNTVNGHKAVSCIVYQMAGTNATETIANLEKVLAEYEKNLPEGLGINIAQSANDFLFASIHEVVKTLIEAFILVFIVVYIFLQDMRSTLIPAIAIPVALIATFFALKIIGFSINLLTLSAMVLAIAIVVDDAIVVVEGVHAKLDQGYKSTREASIDAMSELGSAIVSITLVMMSVFIPVSFMSGTAGTFYQQFGLTMAIAIGFSALNALTLSPALCALFLKPHTTETTLKERMGTAYKESRKILVARYTDALGKWMNPKIVILFTIVAILGMIFGLFSFGEHPVLCIVMIIISVLAFAGMTTDKFKNSFNKSYNSLLAKYKKRVVFFIHKRWLSMGMVAGAIVLLVVFMSITPTGMVPNEDTGTIMGSVTLPPGTSQERAREVLAQVDSLIAAEPAVQSRTVISGFSFIGSGQGPSYGSIIIKLKDWEERSTQQSSDIVVATLFMRSQKLFKDAQVLFFAPPMIPGYSISTDIELNMQDKTGGSLDHFFQVVNDYIAALQERPEINSASTNFNPSFPQYQLDIDAAACKKAGISPSDILTTMQGYFGGIYASNFNSFGKMYRVMIQAEPDATKNLESLNGIKVRGSDGEMAPISQFVSLKKIYGPDVISRFNLYTSIQVMVSPAAGYSSGQALQAIAEVANDNLPAGFGYELGGMAREEAQTTNTTGIIFVLCLVFVYLLLSAQYESYLLPLAVLLSIPCGLLGSFLFVNGFSALGSIPALKMVLGTMSNDIYMQIALIMLMGLLAKNAILIVEFALDRRKQGMSISWAAVLGASARLRPILMTSLAMIIGLLPLMFAFGVGAHGNRTLGASAIGGMLIGMIFQIFIVPILFVTFQWLQEKVKPMEWDSLDESEVESEIEQYTPTKR
- a CDS encoding efflux RND transporter periplasmic adaptor subunit, which gives rise to MNMSMKKNRSFSSSRIALLALGISALTACSSQGGKMGDDEFTVQEVTSTSSNQVTKYPATIKGLQDIEIRPQVSGFIVKLCVDEGATVHKGQALFQIDPTQYQAAFDQAKAGVESAKANLKTVSETEVNKKMLHEQKIISDFEYQTAVNNLLTAKASLAQAEASYTAAKQNLGFCTVTSPSDGVIGTFPYRIGALVSPSVADPLTTVSQIGDMYVYFSLTEKELLNLTKAGGTLKEQLEKMPEVQLELSDGSVYAEKGKIDAVSGVIDQETGSVSMRAIFPNKQNILRSGGMANIIFPYTMENVLLVPQSATVDIQDKKFVYVLQPDSTVKYTEIQISNLNDGKNYIVLDGLKSGDKIAVEGVTRLSDGMKITPITPAQREAKYQQALKDQREGNLATAFN